The window CTACCTGCGCACTTCCGACAAGAAGCTCGCACCGGATGAGGAAGTGGAAAAGGCCCAGCAACTCTTCATGGCGGGCGACTACGTGAATGCCTACCAGGTGATGAAGGCCACTCCGTGCGCCTACAACAACATCGTGAAGTATGGCCTTTCCTACGTCGGCAAGGGCAAGGACCAGACCGAGGAAGCCCTGCTGGTGGAACTCGGCCGCGAGAACTCCCGCCTTCAGAACAAGATCAACTACCTTTCGGTTATCGGTGTTTGTACGCCCATGATCGGTCTGCTCGGCACGGTCGTCGGCATGATGGGCGCCTTCGCCGCCCTCGGTACCTCCGGCGCGGGTGACACCGCGGCGCTGTCCGGCCACATCGGTGAGGTGCTTGTCGCCACCGCGTCCGGCCTGTTCATCGCTATCCCGGCCTTCATGTTCTTCTACGTCCTGCGCAACCGCCTGCTGGCCAAGATGCACGACCTCGAGGACAAGGTGATGAGCCTGTTCCGCAACATGCCGTACGAGCACTTCCACGGTCTGGAGATCGGCGAGGAAGTCACCTACGCCGCCCTGCCAAACTGGCTTGGCGAAGACGCTGTTTCGCAGTAATCTTCTACCGCCCCCAACTTCTAAAACCCCATGGCAAGCGCAGGCGGAAACGGAAGCGACCCGGAATTCCAG is drawn from Luteolibacter sp. Y139 and contains these coding sequences:
- a CDS encoding MotA/TolQ/ExbB proton channel family protein, which codes for MNIRSLFNRLSGAFRVVLLAGAVILFAGSLVETSMAAETPAAEGAHGPQKKSLMDNIKQGGIVMWPIGICSLFTIYLVVDIYLRTSDKKLAPDEEVEKAQQLFMAGDYVNAYQVMKATPCAYNNIVKYGLSYVGKGKDQTEEALLVELGRENSRLQNKINYLSVIGVCTPMIGLLGTVVGMMGAFAALGTSGAGDTAALSGHIGEVLVATASGLFIAIPAFMFFYVLRNRLLAKMHDLEDKVMSLFRNMPYEHFHGLEIGEEVTYAALPNWLGEDAVSQ